CAGCAGGCGGTGATCTGCCCCGGTTGCTCGCGGCTCCCAATCAAGTTCGGGCGTGTAAGGAACGCTCTGCCAGCCTTCGATCTGGGGCAAACTGATCCGGGAAGGCATCTGTGCCTCCAGACGACTGGCAACGGAGGCCCACAGGGCGAAGACGAGTACAGTCAGGCTCGCAGCGAGGATCGCGGGGTTTCCGGCCATTCGGAAACTGGCAAGAGGATCGAGCGACGGTGCAGTCGCAAGCGCCTCCCCATCGATTGCTGGCTCATCGGGAGCGCGATCAAACCATTGCCACGCCACGCCCAGGACAAGGGCGACTACGATGGCGAAGAAAATCCAGCCGTAGAAGATGTGATCGAACCCGGCAGCAAACTCGATACCTTGCGATTGGGCGATGTAGATTGTTCCCCAGGCCCGGACACCATTGGCCAGAATGGGCACAATTATGCAAGCCGCCATGAACACGGCCCGCCGGCTCCAGCGATTGAAGCAGGTTTGCGCCACCAGCACGCCGAGCGCGACCATGGCGACGAGGAACTTCACGCCCGAACACGCCTCTGCCACTTCGAACAATCCAGCCGGTGTATCGATGAACACCCCTTCGATCTGGGCCGGAATCCCGCTCCATTCGGTTAGGGCGATAGTGATCTTGGCGGTGATCATCTGCAAAGCAGGAACCAGCTCGTCACCGAAGGGCACGAGGAAAAGCATGTAAGCCAACGGGAATGCGAGCCCTGCCGCAACGCGTGGCCCCAGAAGCGCCAGAACCGACATCTGCAAAGCCGCAACGGCCCCGAACTGGCTTATCGTATTGACTCCGCCAATCGTGCCCAGGAGCCAGACAAACATGGCTCCGCCAAGGCCCAGCAGACCCGGCCACCATGCTTCAGGTGCGATCTTCGCCAGCTCTGACCGGCGCGACCATACCAACGCACCAACGATCAACGGAATCAGCAGGATGTGATTGTAGGTGGAGATATTCCACCACTGCTTGGCCATCACGATCCAGTCGCCGGAAGTGGCGAGGAAGACGGCAGCCACGACCAGTGCCAGGCGTGCCAGAGGCATGCGCCAGGCCTCAGCGATATTCTCGTGCCAGTGGCCGTCACGAATCCTGCCCAGGGTTGAGCTAGGCTGCATCGCGCTTTGCCTCCGGCCTGCGCATGATCGCTTCCAGCGGAGCCAGCATGGCAGGCCAGCTTTGCCGGGCGAGCACATATTCACGGGCTGCGCGCGCCATTTCAGCCGCTTCGTCCCGCTCGTCGATCAGCGTTAGCGCACGCCCGATCATCATCGGATCGCCATCGGCCACGGCGAAATGCACACTGTCTTGCGCATCGATCCCGGTCGCGGCTTCGGGCGACAGCAGCACAGGCCGCGCCATGGCCATCGCCTCGAGAACTTTGTTCTGGATGCCACGCGCGATTGTCAGGGGTGCGATGACCAGATCGGCCGCCGCCAGGAACGGTTTCACGTCCGGCACTGCGCCCCACACCCGGATGCCATCCTGCCCATCATGGTCAAGCAGCTTGGCGACCGGCGCACGCCCGACGATGTGGAACTTCGCGTCGGGATGATGCTTGCGAATGGCTGGCAGGATTTTATGGATCACGCGCTCCGCCGCCACAATATTGGGCGGGTAGTCCATCTGCCCCGTAAAAACGAGTTGCGGACCAGAGGCAGTGAAGAGTTTGGAATGCGGCTCCACCTTACGGGGGTCAAACAGGTCTGCATCGATGCCGTTGCGGATCGCACATATGCTGGTGCCTGCCGGAACGATCAGGCGTGACCGGAACAGGTTTGCTTCGTTCTCGCTGATCAGGATGGTTTCATCGGCCCGGTGCGCCAGTCGCTCTTCTTCGCGGGCAAGGACCTTGCCCTCGCGCCGGTCGATGACCTTGCGTGGCCAGGAACCTTCGATGCCGTAAGCTTCGAACTTCGCGCTATCGACGTCGCACAAATCCACCACCACGCGCCCGGCAAAGTCTGCCGGCACATATTGCCCCATCTGGCCCGAGAACACGAAGATTGTGTCGATCTCGTGCTTGGCGAGACATGTCCCGATCCAGCTACGTAAGGCTGCGCTTTCAAACGCGGTCAGGCTGACCGGCTTGCCCGATCCCAACGCCTCCAGCCCTGCCAGCGGCAACGGCTTTGTCCGCCGGACCAGGCAATGGCTCTTCGCGATTTCAGTCAATTCACTCTCTGCGGCCATATCCGCATCAGTCTCGCCGAAACACGCAACATGGACCGGCTGCATCGCTGCCAGCGCCTTGAGCAAATGGTGAGAGCGGATCTTGTCACCCCGGTCCGGCGGAAACGGAATGCGATGCGCGAGAAACAGAATATCACCCATCAGCCCAACCCGCGGGCAATCAACGGACCAATGCGATTGGCGACCGACAGTGGGAGTCTCTTCCACAATTGGATCTTGCGCGAATAGGCGTCGCTGGTGGGATCGACATCACGCTTGCCGCCACCGGCCGCTGTCCATGTTCCGTATGTCAGCGGTTCTGGATCGAAACCCCAGTTCTTCTTGAAATTATAGGGCCCGCTGCCAGTCTTGGAGCGCCCGAAATCGAACCGGATGCAACCCTTGCTACGGGCGTGACACATCAGCTGGTAATACATCACTTCGTTGGCCCGCAGGTGGCGGGCTTCGAACCGGCCCCCGCCCCAATACGGCATCGCCGCACCCATATGGTAGAGACTGAGAACACTGGCGACCGCGCGACCGCCGGCCCACACGGTCAGGATATCGGCCTCGTCGCCAAACGCATCGAGTACGGCGTCGAACAGGCTGTGCGGGAAAACCGGCGTACCAAGGTTGCGGACACTTTCAGCGTAGCAGGCGTAATGCGCCTGGCGATCTTCTGCCCCCGACCCGATGGTAACCCGTAGTTCGTTCTTCAATCCCTTACGGACCTCGGCCCGCTGCTTGCGCGGAATGGCGAGCAGCTGCGCTTCGTCATCGTCGGCAAGTGGACCGGAGAAATTGCAATGGCTCTCGGACTGCACGTCCCAATCGTCGGGATAAGTCCCGCCCCGCAATTCCACCGAAGCGCAGGCTTCCCGCTGCGCCAACTCTGTCGCCAGTTGGCACAGTTTGCGTGCCGTTGTTGGTGATGACGCCAAGACGCCGCCATCCACGGCAAACCCGCTGGAGACAAGCGCGCGTGGAAACAGCAGCGAATGAACCACGCTGAGGGGGAGCCAGCCGGTCAACTCGCCGCCCTTCTCCGCGATCAGACCGGTCGCTTTCTGTCCGGTCCCGCGCTCTACCGCTGTCAGCCATTTTGGCAGATGGAACGGCGAGCCGTTCCAACGATAAACGAAGTCTGTAATCCGCGCCGCTTCGCCCGGATCAGCCAGATCGACCTGGGTAAAAACCTCTTCGCAAAGGGAAAAGGGCGCGTTCATGCCGTTTCCTCTGACGGCAATTCGCCCGCCAGTTGCGCCTCGCGATAGGCAATCGTGTCCATCCGACCCCACGCAAAGTCGTGGACTAACTCGCCCAGCTTGCCGGCCATCTTGTCGAGATTGGTATAGTGGCGCAGCTTCGACCGGACCGGCGCATGGCCGACACGGGGCTGGCCAGGATCGATTTCCCACGGGTGGAAATAGAACACAGCCGGGCGCTGTTCGTCACGGTTGACCTGTCGGATCGCCCAACGGCTGAACGCATAAGGAAGCACGCGGAAGAAACCGCCACCGCCAGCTGCTACGCGCTTGCCACCCAGAATGGCTGTCGTCACCGGGATTTCGACCAGATCTGACCAGGGCAGTGGCTTGAAGGCAAAACGTGGCGCTTCCCGCCAGCCGTAATGATCGTGCACAATCGGGGCGACGCTACTGGAATAGGCATAGCCTTGCTCGGCCAGCTCCAGATAGGCCCACGGGGTGCGACTATCGATCGAAAAGCTGGGTGCGCGATAACCTGTAATCTTCACCCCGCCGGCATCCTCCAGGATCATCCGGGCGAGCTTGATGTCACCGGCAAATTGCTTGCGGTCGAAGTTGAAGACCCGGCCGTGATCATAGCCATGGCTGGCCAGTTCATGCCCCTTCTCCACAATCCGGCGCATCAGTGGCCCATGCCTTTTGGCCACCCAGCCAAGGGTGAAGAATGTGGCCTTGACGTCGGCCTCGTCAAACAGGTCGAGAATGCGCATGACGTTGTCTTCCACGCGCAGGGACATGCTGCTCCATTGGCTGCGATCGATAACCTTCTCGAACGCACCGACCTGGAACCAATCCTCGACATCGACGGATAGGCCATTGGTGATCTGCGGCGTTTTCACAGCGCCCATTCTCCCTTGATCAAGCAGCCTGGCGATCGTCGCCTTCAATCCACTCGATCATCATGGTCAGTACCTGCTTCACGCTTTGCTCTTGCTCCTCGACACGCTTCTCAAGCGCATCGAGCCGGGCAAAGAACTCGTCGGAGCGATCATTTTCAGCCACGCTCGGTTCGGCCTTGGCCTGAGCCGAAAGTGCCGCGATCGCTTCTTGTAGTTCAGCGATCTGGGCATCGCGCTGTGCCAGCAATTCTTCAAATTGCCCGCTTGCGCTTGCTGATGCTGCTGCCACTTGCTCGGGCGCGGTATGCTCTTCTGCAACGTGCTTGATCGGCCCGGGTGCAGGCGCAGGCTCTTTCTTCGGCATCGGCTTTGGCGCAGCTTCCGGAAATGCATTGTCGCCCGCCATTTCTTTCAGGACCGAGCTGAGCATCGCATTGTCGATCCGTGTGCGCTGTTCAACAGCACCCAACAGCAGCAAGCGCGTGGCAACCTGGTTGACCCGGCGCGGAATGCCGCCAGTGGCTTCGTACATCTCGGCAAAGACGCGCTGGTCCCAGGCCGGGTTGCCTTGCCAACCGACACAGGCAAGCCGGTGCTCGATATAAGGTTGCAGTTCTTCCGGCTCCATTGCGCCAAGGTGGTGTGCAGCGATCACGCGCTGGCGCAGTTGCTCCAGCTCGCCATGTGTCGCCAGCACATCCTTGAATTCCGGCTGGCCGAGCAGCAGCTGCTGCAGCAACGGATGCGAGCCAAGCTGGAAGTTTGACATCATCCGCAGCTCTTCGAGCGCTTCAATGCTGAGGTTCTGCGATTCATCGACCACCAGCAAGCAACGCCGGCCGGCGCGCGCTTCTTCGTGGAGGAAATCTTCAATTGCTCCCAGCGCCGCGGCTTTGTCGTGGCCTTCGATATCGAGGCCAAAGCTCTGCGCCACAACATGGACGAGTTCTTCCCCGTCGAGATTGCTGGTCACGACCTGCCCGACCGTCATCTGGTCCGGATCGATCTTCTGCATCAAATGCGCAACCAGGGTTGATTTGCCTGATCCGATCTCGCCGGTGATGACAATGAAGCCTTCACCCTGAGCCATGCCATAGCCGAGATAGGACAGCGCCTTGCGGTGCGTCGCGCTCTCGAAATAGAAATCCGGATCCGGCGTCAGCTGGAAAGGACGCCCCGTCAGGCCATAAAAATCATCGAACATTGTTCAGTCCTTTTCGGGGTCAGAAGTCGTAGCGCAGGCCGACAAGCGCGGAGGCCGTTTTCAGGTCCTCGCCTGCCGCTTCGCTGTTGAGATAGTCCAGAGCCACAGCTGCACGTGCCGACAGACCGCCATAGATATACCGGCGGTAGGCCGCCGATGCGCCGAGAATGGTCGCGTCGGTATCGGTGAAGTCGCTGGTCAGGTAATTGGCATAGGCGTTGACCGAGAAGCCGGCATTGCGGCCCAATTCGCCACTGACTGCGATGCTGCCATAGAAACTCTCTTCGCTCAGGCCGTCGGCACCGGCCAAGACCGTGCCTTGGGCTGCGATAAAGGTCCGGCGATCATATCCGATCCCGACAGAGGCATTCATCCGGCTGCCCACGGCGCGCGAATACGACAGTACGCCGCCACGGCTGCGGAATACGGCGCTGCGGACAGAACCAAGGGCACCGCCGAGGCAGTTGCCGCCCTCGAGGCTGGTGACACAGCCATTGAGATCACCTGTCAACGGATTGCGATTGGCTTCGAAATTGGTCGGCAAGGCGACGAGTGCGTTGTTTAGAACGCCGCCGAAACCGGCGACCCCGTCATATACCGACAGGTTGACCGAGCTACGCGCATTGGGCGCATAGGCGAAGCTGCCGTAATAGGTGTCGCTATCATAACGGCGACCATAATGCGCTTCGAATGCCGTCCGGCGCGATGGGCGCCAGACAACGCCGACATCCCAGATCAATCCGTCGGTTTCGAAGGCGATCTGGCGTGGAGCGCTGGTATCGGTCACGAAACGACCATCGGCATCGATAACCGGTGCGCCGCCAGCATCCAGCACGGCATCGCGGCTGGATACTTTGACATCTTCATAGCCAACGCCGCCAACCACGGCGAACTCGGAGGTCACGGGCACCGTCACATCGCCGCGCACATAAACATCGCGCACACGCTGATCGAGGTTGGAGATATCTTCCTGATAAAACCCTGCACCAGCACCAAGGCCGACCGGCAGAACCGTGTTCGGCTTCACACCCAGCGACGCGTTGGCGCTGTGCGTAGTGCTATCATCAAACACATCGACGGCCGGGCCGCCTGGCGTGGTGACGACTGCATCGGGTGCCTCGACGCGGGTATAGCCGAAGCGATAATTGGCGCTGACGGCGACTTCACCAACTTTGGTCGCAAGGTTCGGACCGGCATAGGCCGAGTAGATCCGGCTTTCATCTTCCGCGCCCAACCCTTCGACTGGATTCAGGGACGCACCGCCGCCATTGTCGACTTGCGTGCGGGCTGCGAGCGCACCCGCTTCGACCGTCAGGACTTGCGGAACGACCGAGGCATAGCCCCGGGCGATGCCGGTAACCGTATCGCTGTCCAGCGCCGCATCGCCATAGCCGATATTGCGCTCGTACCGCAGCGAGACTGAACCGCCATTGTTGCGACCCTGCACGGAGGCATCGACACCGGCAGCCACCTGGCTGAAAGTAACAACATCATCGTTGGGCGAAAGCTCCGCCAGAACGACCTGGCTCACCTCGATATAAGGGGTGACTGTCGCCCGCTTGCGCTGCGGGCGCTCGCTGCGTTCGTCGCGCGAACTTCTTTCGCTGCGATCACCACCGCCGGTAACGGCATCGTCAGGACCGTAGGCCTGGGCCTGTGCTATCGCTGGCATGACCAGCGCGATAGCTGCGATAGAGCTGAGATATTGGACGCGTTTCATCATTCGTCCCCTTTCACCCGTAATAGGACCCGAAGCGGCGACCGCTCGGGCTGAAATTGGCTGCATTGAGCAGGAGTTTGATATCGTCGCAGGCGCTGAGGAGCTGACAGGCATCCTCCATCGCGCTGCGCCCGGTCTTGTCGGCGCGCGCCACCAGCATGACTTGGCCGACATGCTTGGCCAGTTCTGCCGCAGGCGAAGCTGCCAGGGCAGGCGGCGTATCGAAGATCACGATCCGGCCCGGCACACCCACTGTAAGCCGGTCGAGCACTTCCGCAGTCGCACCACTGGACAGGAGTTCGGACGCGGAATTGGTGTTCAGGCCAGCCGGCAAGACCCAGAGGTTGGGAATGTCGGTGCCCATCACCAGGTCTTCGACCGGCACATCGGGGTTGGCCATGGCATCCATGAAGCCGGAACCTTTGGGCAATCCGAAGGTCGACAGGATCGACGGATTGGCGACATCGGCATCGACCAGAAGCACTTCGGTATCCCGCTCTGCCGCCATCGCAATCGCAAGGTTGGATGCGCAGAAGGTTTTGCCCTCGTCCTGGTGCGGTGAGCTGACAAGAATGCGGCGTGACTTGGCGGTGCCCTTTTCACGGGCCGTGCCGAGCAGCTGGCGCTTCACGATACGGAATTCTTCCAGCAGCTCGCTGACCGGACCATCCGGATCGATCATCCCCTGATCCCGCAGATGGGCACGGTCCACCGGATGCCGCGCGCCATCGAATACGGGCGCAAGCGGCGCGCCCTCGACTACGGCAGGAACGGCGGGTGCCGCCGCCGGAACCGGCAGATTCGCGGCCGGTTCGACCTCGGTTGCTATATGTGCCTGCGCAACAGGTTCGGCCACAGGCGCCTCGGCACCCTTGCGGGTCACCTTCTTGGCACGCTTCATCGGGCGTTCGGAAAGCTTGCCCGGCATTGCTGCAGGTTTGAAACTGTCAAACCCGAATGCACCGCTGGCACGCTCCAGCAAGGAACTTTCCTTGCTCTCGCCCGGGCCACCTTCACCAGGGAGGGGGATTTTCTTGTGTTCGGTCATTTCCCTCTCCTCAGGCCACGCTGCCGACTTGGATGAATTCGACGGCCATCAGGATCACCAGGACCCCGACCAGAGCGGCGGTTCCGGCAAAGAACATCTTGGTGCGCTTTGCTTCCTCCGCCCGTTGCTGGTCCGTCAGGCTGGTCGAGATCGCGCCCAGGACCGGCAGACCAATGGCCCGCTGAAGCCCAGCCGTGGTGGCAAAGGTCGATTTGAGCTGCGTCATCGCGATGGCCGCACCAACGCCTGAACCCAATCCGGCGATCAGGACGCCAAGGAGGAGGAGCGGACGATTGGGCGCTGCCGGTTTGAGCGGCAGTGCCGGCGCATCAATGATGTCGAAACGGAACGAACTGCGCTGGCTTTCCAGATTGCTCCGGAGCTCCATTTCCTCACGGTCTTGCAGCAGCTCGTCATACTTCTTCTTCAACACTTCGTAATCACGGCCAATGCGCTGGGCCTCCGCCGCGAGGGCAGGTTCGCTGGCCTGGTCGGCAATGGTCATCGAAATGTCAGCCTGAAGCGCGGCTTTGCGCGCCATCAAGGCCTGCACATTGGCCTGGCGTTCGGCGCGGATCGAGACCAGCGAGCTATAGGCCGGGTTCGGAATATTGCCCGAACCTGCCGGTCCTTCGCGGGCAGCCTGTTCGCGTAGCAAGGCTACCTGCTTGAGCGCAGCTTGCATGTCGGGGTGGCTATTCTTCAGGCCACGAGCCCGCAATTGGGCTACCTGGGCCTGCGATTGCGCCAGTGCGCCTGCCGCGGAATTCGGGTTCACGCCCGTAGCGCCTGGCAGGGTCTGGGGAGTACCTGCCAGCTGGCCGTTGATGGCGGCTGCGGCACTCTGTGCAGCGGCAAGGTCAGCCTCTACGCCGCGCATTTCAATGCGGGCCTGCTGCAGCTTGGTTGAAATCGCAGTTGCACCGCCAATCAGTTCGGGATGCTCGGCTTCGAATTCGGTTCGGCGCGCTTCGGCAGCTTCGAGTTCCTTCGCCCGCAATTCCAGCTGCTGGTCCAGAACAGCGACGGCTTCCGCCACTTCGCCCCGGTTGCCGGCAATGTTCTCCTCGCGGAAGATGTCGAGCAGCTTCTGCACCACATCCTGCGACAAACGCGCATTCTCTGGATCGGAGAAGTGCCCCTTGCCGATTGTCGCGGTGATTTCGAAGAGATTGTCCTCTTCGCTCTTCACACTGACAGATTCAGCAAGGCCACCGATCTCGCGTTCCATCTGCTGCGGACTGGTGACGCCGTCACCGAGCTTGGTCGAGCGGATGACCTTTTCCAGGGTCGAAGCACTGGCCAAGGTCTGCCGCACCCGCGCAATGTCGGACTTGTCACTCCCGGCAATACCGGTCTGCTTGGTCAGGATATCGTCGAGCTGGACAAAGATCTTGGCTTTTGACTCATAGGAATTGGGGATCATCGCGACGACCAGCCAACCGGCCAGACACACGCCCCATGCAACACCCAGCACGAGCCATTTCCTGGCCCATGCCGAGTAGATCGCTGCGCGAACTTCTTCGAAGACTTCGTTCATGCGTCAGGGCCGCCTTAGAAACTGCTCTCGGGGATGATGATGACGTCGCCAGGCTTCAGCATGACGTTCGCCTTGCTTTCACCACGGCGCAGCAGATCAGCGAGACGCAATGCGTATTCCGCCTGCTTGCCGGTCTGCGGGTTGAAACGGATCAGTTTGGCGCGGTTGCCGGCAGCGAATTCGCTCAGACCGCCCACCGCAATCATCGCATCCAGCACCGTCATGTTCGCACGGTAAGGTAGAGAGGCCGGCTTCTCGGTCGCACCGATCACGCGAACTTGCTGGCTGAACGTGCCGGCAAACTTGGTCACGATGACCGAAACAATCGGCTGTTCGATGAACTGCGACAGATGCAGGCGGATATCTTCCTGCAGCATGGCAGGTGTTTTCCCGACAGCAGGCATGTCCGTCACGAGCGGGATAGTCACCCGGCCATCGGGACGCACCTGAATGCTCTTGGCCCCCAGTTCGGGGTTACGCCAAACGTGAATGGAAAGCTCGTCCAGCGGACCGATTACGTATTCCTGGCTAGGCCCTTCCTGCATCGAGACAAAGCTCGCAGGCGGCAAGGTCTGTCCTCCGCCCGAGGCGCAGCCTGCCAGCGCAAGCGCAGCGCATGCGCTGCCTGCGAGGAGTGTGGGGAACCGGTTGATCGACATCGAAACGCGTCCTTGGTCAAATGCGTCGACCCTGCAGTCCGGCTGATTCCGGATAGACGGGTCCCCGCGATTTGGATGCGTTTCTCGCCAAAAAGGGTGAATATCCCGTTATCTAATCAGGGATTGTATGAGGCGATCCCGAAACGGGACAACGCCTGCGTAAAGGTTAAGCGCCCGTTAGGTTAAACGAGCACCTCGCGCGCAGGCCCTTGACCGAGGAATTGCGCCGGTGATGCGGTGGCGCCATAGGCCCCGGCACAGAATATGGCGACCAGATCGCCGACTTCGGCACGGGGAAGAAAACCCTTGTCCGTAAGCCTGTCCAAGGGGGTGCAAAGGCACCCGACGATGCTCGCGACCTCTTCCGGAGGTGCTTCAAACCGGTTCGCAATGGCCGCCGGATAGTTGCGGCGAATCACTGTCCCGAAATTGCCTGATGCAGCGAGCTGGTGGTGGAGCCCGCCATCGGTGACGAGGTAGGTTTCGCCATGGCTGACCTTCTTGTCGACCACACGGCATAGGTAGACCCCGGCAAGACCAACCAGATAGCGGCCAAGTTCGATGCACAGATGCGCGTCCGCCAGCGTGTCGGGCAGATCAGCGAAGCGCTCTTCCAACGCAGCACCGATCGCTTCGATATCCAGCGGCTCGTCACCCGGAAAATAGGGTATACCAAACCCGCCACCCATATTCAGCTTGGGCAGGGGCTGCCCGATCTCGCGGGCGATCGTGTCGGCCAGAGCCAGCACATTGCCCTGGGTTTCAATAATCGCTTCTGCCGAAAGCGCCTGGCTTCCGGTGTAAATATGCAGGCCGCGCCACTCGGCACCGGCCGCGATGATCTCCGTCGCCAGCGCAGGCACACGCTCGGCATCGACACCAAACGGCTTGGCGCCGCCGCCCATCTTCATGCCCGATCCCTTCATATCGAAATCAGGGTTTACGCGAATGGCCAGCCGCGGTGTCACGGCCAGGCGAGCGGCAATGTCGAGCGCTCGGCGTGCTTCGCCTTCGGATTCGAGATTGAGCGTAACGCCCGCGGCGATTGCAGCCTCAAGCTCCGCGTCGCGCTTGCCCGGCCCGGCGAAGCTGACCCGAGCCGGATCGATGCCAACCTCCTTCAGGATGGCAAGCTCGCCTGCCGAGGCAATGTCATATCCGTCCACCAGGTCTGCCATGAAGTGCAGGACATCGGCATGCGGATTGGCCTTGATCGCGTAATTGATGTGCAGCCGATCCGGCATGGCAGCGCGCAGCCGGTCCATCGTGTCGTGCAGCACCTGCCGCGAATAGACGAACAATGGCGTCTCACCGGCTTGCTGCGCCAGCAGAGAGGCTTTCTGCCCTCCGATGGCCAACTCGCCATCGATAGCCTCGTAGCCCTCTGGTATCGGCCCAAGCGGCTTTCCTGGCAGTTTCTCTTTCTTCATCGCGGCGGATTTCATGCCCCAATCTCCTGCGCAATCGCCGTTCGATCAAGCTTTCCATTGGGATTGACCGGCAAACTCTCGCGCCAGTGGATTTGCTGCGGCAGCATGAAATTGGGCAATTCCTTGGCCAGAGCCTTTGGCAGAGCCCCCTGCGGATCAAGTGCATCATAAGACGCCCGCACAACCAGATGGACTGCGTGGCCAAGCCGTTCGTCTGCGACCCCCAAAGCAACAGCCTCTGCCACCAGCCCTGTTGCGATGGCAGCATCCTCGATTTCCTGCGGGCTGATCCGATTGCCTGCGCTCTTGATCATCGCGTCTCTTCGACCGACGAAATAGAGCAGGCCATCCTCACCGCGCTTCACCCGATCACCTGACCAGACAGCCATGCCGCCATAGTGCGACGACGGTGGCGCAGGCTTGAAACGCACTGCGGTGCGTTCGGGGTCGTTCCAATATCCCTGCGCCAC
This is a stretch of genomic DNA from Parerythrobacter jejuensis. It encodes these proteins:
- the xrtA gene encoding exosortase A encodes the protein MPLARLALVVAAVFLATSGDWIVMAKQWWNISTYNHILLIPLIVGALVWSRRSELAKIAPEAWWPGLLGLGGAMFVWLLGTIGGVNTISQFGAVAALQMSVLALLGPRVAAGLAFPLAYMLFLVPFGDELVPALQMITAKITIALTEWSGIPAQIEGVFIDTPAGLFEVAEACSGVKFLVAMVALGVLVAQTCFNRWSRRAVFMAACIIVPILANGVRAWGTIYIAQSQGIEFAAGFDHIFYGWIFFAIVVALVLGVAWQWFDRAPDEPAIDGEALATAPSLDPLASFRMAGNPAILAASLTVLVFALWASVASRLEAQMPSRISLPQIEGWQSVPYTPELDWEPRATGADHRLLGRYRNGAGQEVDVFIATYSSQGDGKEASAANEGALVPDTAWRWMSGETAQTGAKVDQLYALGRIKRRAETSYISGDLVTGSAAELKLAAIRDRFALRSVPTTMVILSAVEQPDQDPAKAIASLRRSTGPLGPWIDRILQSR
- a CDS encoding TIGR03087 family PEP-CTERM/XrtA system glycosyltransferase; protein product: MGDILFLAHRIPFPPDRGDKIRSHHLLKALAAMQPVHVACFGETDADMAAESELTEIAKSHCLVRRTKPLPLAGLEALGSGKPVSLTAFESAALRSWIGTCLAKHEIDTIFVFSGQMGQYVPADFAGRVVVDLCDVDSAKFEAYGIEGSWPRKVIDRREGKVLAREEERLAHRADETILISENEANLFRSRLIVPAGTSICAIRNGIDADLFDPRKVEPHSKLFTASGPQLVFTGQMDYPPNIVAAERVIHKILPAIRKHHPDAKFHIVGRAPVAKLLDHDGQDGIRVWGAVPDVKPFLAAADLVIAPLTIARGIQNKVLEAMAMARPVLLSPEAATGIDAQDSVHFAVADGDPMMIGRALTLIDERDEAAEMARAAREYVLARQSWPAMLAPLEAIMRRPEAKRDAA
- a CDS encoding FemAB family XrtA/PEP-CTERM system-associated protein; protein product: MNAPFSLCEEVFTQVDLADPGEAARITDFVYRWNGSPFHLPKWLTAVERGTGQKATGLIAEKGGELTGWLPLSVVHSLLFPRALVSSGFAVDGGVLASSPTTARKLCQLATELAQREACASVELRGGTYPDDWDVQSESHCNFSGPLADDDEAQLLAIPRKQRAEVRKGLKNELRVTIGSGAEDRQAHYACYAESVRNLGTPVFPHSLFDAVLDAFGDEADILTVWAGGRAVASVLSLYHMGAAMPYWGGGRFEARHLRANEVMYYQLMCHARSKGCIRFDFGRSKTGSGPYNFKKNWGFDPEPLTYGTWTAAGGGKRDVDPTSDAYSRKIQLWKRLPLSVANRIGPLIARGLG
- a CDS encoding XrtA system polysaccharide deacetylase, with translation MGAVKTPQITNGLSVDVEDWFQVGAFEKVIDRSQWSSMSLRVEDNVMRILDLFDEADVKATFFTLGWVAKRHGPLMRRIVEKGHELASHGYDHGRVFNFDRKQFAGDIKLARMILEDAGGVKITGYRAPSFSIDSRTPWAYLELAEQGYAYSSSVAPIVHDHYGWREAPRFAFKPLPWSDLVEIPVTTAILGGKRVAAGGGGFFRVLPYAFSRWAIRQVNRDEQRPAVFYFHPWEIDPGQPRVGHAPVRSKLRHYTNLDKMAGKLGELVHDFAWGRMDTIAYREAQLAGELPSEETA
- a CDS encoding XrtA/PEP-CTERM system-associated ATPase; translated protein: MFDDFYGLTGRPFQLTPDPDFYFESATHRKALSYLGYGMAQGEGFIVITGEIGSGKSTLVAHLMQKIDPDQMTVGQVVTSNLDGEELVHVVAQSFGLDIEGHDKAAALGAIEDFLHEEARAGRRCLLVVDESQNLSIEALEELRMMSNFQLGSHPLLQQLLLGQPEFKDVLATHGELEQLRQRVIAAHHLGAMEPEELQPYIEHRLACVGWQGNPAWDQRVFAEMYEATGGIPRRVNQVATRLLLLGAVEQRTRIDNAMLSSVLKEMAGDNAFPEAAPKPMPKKEPAPAPGPIKHVAEEHTAPEQVAAASASASGQFEELLAQRDAQIAELQEAIAALSAQAKAEPSVAENDRSDEFFARLDALEKRVEEQEQSVKQVLTMMIEWIEGDDRQAA
- a CDS encoding preprotein translocase subunit YajC, giving the protein MMKRVQYLSSIAAIALVMPAIAQAQAYGPDDAVTGGGDRSERSSRDERSERPQRKRATVTPYIEVSQVVLAELSPNDDVVTFSQVAAGVDASVQGRNNGGSVSLRYERNIGYGDAALDSDTVTGIARGYASVVPQVLTVEAGALAARTQVDNGGGASLNPVEGLGAEDESRIYSAYAGPNLATKVGEVAVSANYRFGYTRVEAPDAVVTTPGGPAVDVFDDSTTHSANASLGVKPNTVLPVGLGAGAGFYQEDISNLDQRVRDVYVRGDVTVPVTSEFAVVGGVGYEDVKVSSRDAVLDAGGAPVIDADGRFVTDTSAPRQIAFETDGLIWDVGVVWRPSRRTAFEAHYGRRYDSDTYYGSFAYAPNARSSVNLSVYDGVAGFGGVLNNALVALPTNFEANRNPLTGDLNGCVTSLEGGNCLGGALGSVRSAVFRSRGGVLSYSRAVGSRMNASVGIGYDRRTFIAAQGTVLAGADGLSEESFYGSIAVSGELGRNAGFSVNAYANYLTSDFTDTDATILGASAAYRRYIYGGLSARAAVALDYLNSEAAGEDLKTASALVGLRYDF
- a CDS encoding AAA family ATPase, with protein sequence MTEHKKIPLPGEGGPGESKESSLLERASGAFGFDSFKPAAMPGKLSERPMKRAKKVTRKGAEAPVAEPVAQAHIATEVEPAANLPVPAAAPAVPAVVEGAPLAPVFDGARHPVDRAHLRDQGMIDPDGPVSELLEEFRIVKRQLLGTAREKGTAKSRRILVSSPHQDEGKTFCASNLAIAMAAERDTEVLLVDADVANPSILSTFGLPKGSGFMDAMANPDVPVEDLVMGTDIPNLWVLPAGLNTNSASELLSSGATAEVLDRLTVGVPGRIVIFDTPPALAASPAAELAKHVGQVMLVARADKTGRSAMEDACQLLSACDDIKLLLNAANFSPSGRRFGSYYG